The Daucus carota subsp. sativus chromosome 7, DH1 v3.0, whole genome shotgun sequence genome window below encodes:
- the LOC108194144 gene encoding protein MICRORCHIDIA 6, translating into MSRRVISDLCSDQNTGEVVKALKSEPDLVGRSMEIRAHNKPVLDNFAQSKTHHRQEVEDNRSSSAVSTGQSGTSALDQEQSQFDHTSPCLTSPISPAPLCRQFWKAGKYDDGVAPKANLQNGTNHLYIHPKFLHSNATSHKWAFGAIAELIDNAVDEIQNGATFVIIDKTLNPKNGASALLIQDDGGGMDPEAMRRCLSFGFSDKKSKSAIGQYGNGFKTSSMRLGADVIVFSRHMKDRTMTQSIGLLSYTFLTQTGHNRIVVPMVDYEFNTSTGTMDFLQGQSKENYMHNLSILLKWSPYSSEIELLNQCKDIGYHGTKVIIYNLWCKDERNLELDFESEEEDILIDNEAKKLEKAEKRVLATELHIANRLHYSLRAYLSVLYLRLPSNFCMFLRGRVVEYHNIATDLKYPEFIVYKPHNGRGVEDRVITTIGFLKEAPQVNIYGFNVYHKNRLILPFWRPANYTSNRGRGVVGVLEANFIQPSHNKQDFEKTSAFQKLEVRLKEMTVEYWDHHCGFLGYTVTKKPRALMTSQVTSEVSTQHGAIQPVMLSKNFVSYGEALAEAGTCIPPMVASSNYLARTPGQQICNQIDSQEGTSLKRRDSHGQESGKVKRRAVARDNVINTSQCLQVEPPTDTGELLEDQEPINVMQENRNLHAQCIGNERTGAVLKEKVITHVLSDSSTQHGEIQPVMLSKSFSSTGTAPNAAGTCTPPVVASSNELARTSGQRKCNQIDSQEGARMKKRDSDFQTERLKRKAVTRVNVHDSGPCLEVEPTTNTGKLLEDQKAIILMQKNRELHAQCMENERKEAELKEKVETLRTELKEARSQYTQLLADLQWLEKVKVETSFIR; encoded by the exons ATGAGCAGAAGGGTCATCAGTGACTTGTGTAGTGACCAGAATACTGGAGAGGTTGTGAAAGCTCTTAAATCGGAGCCAGATCTGGTGGGAAGGTCAATGGAGATTAGAGCACACAATAAACCTGTTCTCGATAACTTTGCGCAGTCCAAAACTCATCATAGACAAGAAGTGGAAGATAATAGGAGCTCAAGCGCTGTCAGTACTGGCCAAAGTGGCACTAGTGCGCTGGATCAAGAGCAATCCCAATTTGATCATACAAGCCCCTGTTTAACATCTCCAATCAGTCCGGCACCTTTGTGTCGGCAATTTTGGAAAGCTGGCAAGTATGATGATGGAGTTGCACCAAAAGCCAATCTACAAA ATGGCACAAATCACCTATATATTCACCCTAAATTCCTCCATTCAAATGCTACTTCGCATAAATGGGCTTTCGGTG CCATTGCAGAACTGATAGATAATGCAGTTGATGAG ATACAAAATGGAGCGACGTTTGTGATCATTGATAAAACTTTAAATCCAAAGAATGGAGCTTCGGCATTGttaattcaag ATGATGGCGGTGGAATGGACCCAGAAGCAATGCGACGCTGTTTAAGCTTTGGTTTTTCAGACAAGAAATCTAAATCAGCCATTGGACAGT ATGGAAATGGCTTCAAGACCAGTTCAATGAGACTTGGAGCAGATGTCATTGTCTTTAGCCGCCACATGAAAGACAG GACTATGACACAAAGCATTGGTCTTCTGTCCTATACATTTTTGACGCAAACCGGCCACAACAGAATAGTGGTTCCTATG GTTGATTATGAGTTTAACACATCAACAGGCACAATGGATTTCCTCCAGGGACAGAGCAAGGAAAATTATATGCATAACCTTTCCATTTTGTTAAAGTGGTCTCCATACTCGTCAGAAATTGAACTTCTTAACCAA TGCAAGGACATTGGATATCATGGCACAAAGGTTATTATCTACAATCTCTGGTGTAAAGATGAGAGAAATTTGGAGCTAGATTTTGAATCAGAAGAAGAG GATATTCTGATTGATAATGAAGCCAAAAAGCTTGAAAAGGCGGAGAAACGGGTGTTAGCAACTGAATTGCATATCGCTAATCGTCTCCATTATTCTCTCCGT GCTTACTTATCTGTCTTGTATTTGCGTCTCCCTAGTAATTTCTGCATGTTTCTGCGTGGACGAGTGGTAGAGTATCATAATATTGCTACTGATCTCAAGTATCCAGAATTCATCGTTTATAAACCTCACAATGGTCGTGGTGTGGAG GATAGAGTTATTACAACAATAGGATTTCTTAAGGAAGCTCCCCAGGTCAATATATATGGTTTCAATGTCTATCACAAGAATCGTCTAATACTG CCCTTTTGGCGCCCTGCGAATTACACATCCAACAGAGGCAGAGGAGTTGTTG GTGTTCTAGAAGCGAATTTTATTCAGCCCAGTCACAACAAACAAGATTTCGAAAAAACTAGTGCTTTCCAAAAGCTTGAAGTCCGCTTGAAAGAAATGACTGTGGAATACTG GGATCACCATTGTGGATTCCTTGGGTATACGGTCACAAAAAAACCCCGCGCATTAATGACATCACAGGTTACATCTGAAGTCAGCACACAACATGGAGCAATACAACCTGTTATGTTGAGTAAAAATTTCGTTTCTTAtggtgaagcacttgctgaaGCTGGAACCTGTATACCTCCAATGGTTGCTTCTTCAAATTACTTAGCAAGGACACCAGGTCAACAGATATGCAACCAGATAGACTCACAAGAAG GAACGAGTTTGAAGAGGAGAGATTCTCATGGCCAGGAGTCTGGAAAGGTTAAACGGAGGGCTGTGGCTAGGGACAATGTTATTAATACTAGCCAATGTCTACAAGTAGAG CCTCCCACTGATACTGGTGAATTGCTGGAAGATCAAGAACCCATAAACGTGATGCAAGAAAACAGAAATCTTCATGCACA GTGCATTGGAAATGAGAGGACGGGAGCAGTACTAAAAGAAAAG GTGATAACACACGTGTTATCTGATTCCAGCACACAGCATGGGGAAATACAACCTGTTATGTTGAGTAAGAGTTTCTCTTCTACTGGTACTGCACCTAATGCGGCTGGAACCTGTACACCTCCTGTGGTTGCATCTTCAAATGAATTAGCAAGGACATCAGGTCAACGAAAATGCAATCAAATAGACTCACAAGAAG GAGCACGTATGAAGAAGAGAGATTCTGATTTCCAGACTGAAAGGTTGAAACGGAAGGCGGTGACGAGGGTCAATGTTCATGATTCTGGCCCATGTCTAGAAGTAGAG CCTACCACTAATACCGGTAAATTGCTGGAAGATCAGAAGGCCATAATCCTGATGCAAAAAAACAGAGAACTTCATGCACA GTGCATGGAAAATGAGAGGAAGGAAGCAGAACTGAAAGAAAAG GTGGAAACACTAAGAACTGAATTGAAAGAGGCCCGAAGTCAGTACACTCAACTGTTAGCTGACTTGCAGTGGTTGGAGAAGGTCAAGGTGGAAACAAG CTTCATTAGATAA
- the LOC108194000 gene encoding uncharacterized protein LOC108194000 isoform X1: MEILSTRHLIFTPKKSPLFSTNSTRTRIIRTHESRFRCHLYSKNSDYQDFQSYAKPSRLLSATEANTCTEVSLEKLVKAFDIGTLYKVELRTSNFYGSGLTDINSGVQLCVIDENGYSILQRLPASTCKEQNMQSDNEVISDVLHLQRGSIDVFTFKGPKLQKIIALWISPVSGQWRLGGASLSIICQPQVLPEEREKIDNSFVGLRYDFTTEDIQLGEGSDNSMTELKPCSVTEFSGDNYALLSERLLPSSSDQTPNVSNEESMREYKDLKLTLLLYDTLLISAGSGIVSLSSEGSAAFAFLTGGISGFLYLLFLQRSVDQLPAPELNKTKKEGFNKSLGNVVGTVSTLALGLSFAAITVKFGSENGGIVVTPKDLVFGMMGFLTCKIAVILAAFKPMSSRRE; encoded by the exons ATGGAGATACTTTCAACACGGCATCTCATATTCACCCCCAAGAAATCACCACTTTTTTCAACAAATTCAACAAGAACAAGGATCATACGCACCCATGAATCTCGATTCCGCTGTCATCTTTATTCAAAAAACTCTGATTACCAAG ATTTTCAGAGCTATGCAAAACCTTCGCGTCTTCTCTCAGCAACAGAAGCAAATACATGCACTGAAGTTTCACTAGAAAAGTTGGTCAAAGCTTTTGATATAGGCACCTTGTACAAAGTTGAGCTACGAACGAGCAATTTTTATGGATCTGGACTTACGGACATAAATTCCGGTGTACAGCTTTGCGTTATAGATGAAAATGGTTATTCAATTTTGCAGAGGTTACCTGCGAGTACATGTAAAGAACAGAATATGCAATCAGACAACGAGGTTATCTCTGATGTACTCCATTTGCAAAGAGGTTCTATTGATGTTTTTACCTTTAAGGGACCTAAACTTCAGAAGATTATAGCACTATGGATTAGTCCTGTATCAG GTCAGTGGAGACTAGGTGGTGCTAGCTTGAGCATTATTTGCCAGCCACAAGTATTGCCAGAAGAGAGGGAAAAAATTGACAATTCATTTGTTGGTTTACGTTATGATTTTACAACAGAGGATATTCAACTAGGTGAGGGAAGTGACAACTCGATGACGGAACTTAAGCCTTGCTCAGTGACAGAGTTCTCTGGCGACAACTATGCCTTGCTAAGTGAAAGACTCTTGCCCTCATCTTCGGACCAGACTCCTAATGTATCAAATGAAGAAAGCATGAGAGAATATAAAGATCTGAAACTCACTTTGCTTCTCTATGACACATTGCTGATCTCTGCTGGTTCAGGAATTGTATCCTTATCCTCCGAAGGAAGTGCTGCATTTGCGTTTCTAACAGGTGGAATTAGTGGTTTTCTATACTTACTATTTCTGCAAAGGTCAGTCGATCAATTACCAGCTCCGGAActgaataaaactaaaaaagagGGTTTTAATAAATCTTTGGGAAATGTAGTGGGTACAGTGTCTACTTTAGCATTGGGGTTATCATTCGCAGCAATCACCGTAAAATTTGGCTCAGAAAATGGGGGCATTGTAGTAACACCAAAAGACCTTGTGTTTGGAATGATGGGGTTTCTTACCTGCAAAATTGCTGTTATTTTGGCTGCCTTCAAACCCATGTCAAGCCGAAGGGAGTGA
- the LOC108194000 gene encoding uncharacterized protein LOC108194000 isoform X2 has translation MNLDSAVIFIQKTLITKSYAKPSRLLSATEANTCTEVSLEKLVKAFDIGTLYKVELRTSNFYGSGLTDINSGVQLCVIDENGYSILQRLPASTCKEQNMQSDNEVISDVLHLQRGSIDVFTFKGPKLQKIIALWISPVSGQWRLGGASLSIICQPQVLPEEREKIDNSFVGLRYDFTTEDIQLGEGSDNSMTELKPCSVTEFSGDNYALLSERLLPSSSDQTPNVSNEESMREYKDLKLTLLLYDTLLISAGSGIVSLSSEGSAAFAFLTGGISGFLYLLFLQRSVDQLPAPELNKTKKEGFNKSLGNVVGTVSTLALGLSFAAITVKFGSENGGIVVTPKDLVFGMMGFLTCKIAVILAAFKPMSSRRE, from the exons ATGAATCTCGATTCCGCTGTCATCTTTATTCAAAAAACTCTGATTACCAAG AGCTATGCAAAACCTTCGCGTCTTCTCTCAGCAACAGAAGCAAATACATGCACTGAAGTTTCACTAGAAAAGTTGGTCAAAGCTTTTGATATAGGCACCTTGTACAAAGTTGAGCTACGAACGAGCAATTTTTATGGATCTGGACTTACGGACATAAATTCCGGTGTACAGCTTTGCGTTATAGATGAAAATGGTTATTCAATTTTGCAGAGGTTACCTGCGAGTACATGTAAAGAACAGAATATGCAATCAGACAACGAGGTTATCTCTGATGTACTCCATTTGCAAAGAGGTTCTATTGATGTTTTTACCTTTAAGGGACCTAAACTTCAGAAGATTATAGCACTATGGATTAGTCCTGTATCAG GTCAGTGGAGACTAGGTGGTGCTAGCTTGAGCATTATTTGCCAGCCACAAGTATTGCCAGAAGAGAGGGAAAAAATTGACAATTCATTTGTTGGTTTACGTTATGATTTTACAACAGAGGATATTCAACTAGGTGAGGGAAGTGACAACTCGATGACGGAACTTAAGCCTTGCTCAGTGACAGAGTTCTCTGGCGACAACTATGCCTTGCTAAGTGAAAGACTCTTGCCCTCATCTTCGGACCAGACTCCTAATGTATCAAATGAAGAAAGCATGAGAGAATATAAAGATCTGAAACTCACTTTGCTTCTCTATGACACATTGCTGATCTCTGCTGGTTCAGGAATTGTATCCTTATCCTCCGAAGGAAGTGCTGCATTTGCGTTTCTAACAGGTGGAATTAGTGGTTTTCTATACTTACTATTTCTGCAAAGGTCAGTCGATCAATTACCAGCTCCGGAActgaataaaactaaaaaagagGGTTTTAATAAATCTTTGGGAAATGTAGTGGGTACAGTGTCTACTTTAGCATTGGGGTTATCATTCGCAGCAATCACCGTAAAATTTGGCTCAGAAAATGGGGGCATTGTAGTAACACCAAAAGACCTTGTGTTTGGAATGATGGGGTTTCTTACCTGCAAAATTGCTGTTATTTTGGCTGCCTTCAAACCCATGTCAAGCCGAAGGGAGTGA
- the LOC108195159 gene encoding protein MODIFIER OF SNC1 1-like, with translation MTSSMLAGERRWASARRGGKTVLGKVAVPKPINLPSQRLENHGLDPNVEIVPKGSLSWGSRPSSSASNPWGSSLQSPSGDCSNGSPSHAGGRPSSGGSATRPSTAGSDKMQEPVPSAWGSNSRPSSASGALASNQTSLTSLRPRSAETRPGSSQLSRFSENIPDSSAAWGRTGNADKLVISSTKKEGFSLTSGDFPTLGSERDNSGKDSDSHEYGAHDRPRSSPGEVAAEYDRTATSESDVKGGNTNTWKRDDTQHAEDGFKSNLNSWQGGYPQQFMNPNVPQHFDAWRGPPMNSPAGLWYRGPPGGPPYGPPVAAGGFPLEPFPYYRPQMPPPSLGNSQPVPQQVPANGPRGHHPKNGDMYRPPIPDAYMHPGMPVRPGFYPRPVPYDNYFGAPMGYNPNERDIPFMGMSAAPPVFNRFPAQCTPDHSNMHARGGGREQVESVHFNESRGPYKVLIKQHNDLDAQGEKESWENIAPGNVSFPEKGSQQRAVLRNNEWGVDSRREDMHSKRTAHGEYSSSRIYDGRGVHSSNSSVVMSPERVDPVDRNWKIKSETASASSSLPEIPHVLAAAPKDSNLLQKIEGLNAKARASDGRQEIASASSRGDIILSSSQSSVESSSSRRAINGSEGRSEHRGKEMIRADADVWRKKPLVAECLAPLPTTNVGPVPIEDNRDHHSYAEASVMTGTNHSGKDDGDTLTQILDTGDTQTQRSKFKELARQRAIQLQKEEEERIREQKVKALAKLEELNRRSQTGGIITEKLEKAPAISSIVVDQKESQILAEPVKNTLNSDAPNPVISLGSNAVAPVIVSSALKVSVQSTKLPMDPSEIAELGITAPQNSYLKQESVGAADVDVKAVPGINDISSFKHEHTSYKRIQKIRMGKQYSESLISFGTIGIANIHESMAVEDTAFSKTSPEGIVSSRQPTLPENTNTVVPDVSAAQGKRSSKSGKNKNKLENPQPGSDSHVQEQADSDKAFLESGKMKVSQSQVDAGSIQAVKEDIEQLPQLDPKFSEESHVKVNNPWKSQPPRRISKTGQANKVADRSHGNDATIWAPVRSHHRVEDADVEGRTLAPDSVASTTKNNNLGLKSKRAEMERYVPKQVAKELAQQGTIQNSVSSASQPTINETAGRRESSFQESSQPAVPENVVRTVESNIGDSMQSKHAKGHGGWNHRVSTESSRLHTGSSSYLSKSFQKSTDQQESFIPEPIVADAWDPSDGWNMPEEPAAVVNSNFGMKDQGVIKGKGKRQPYKGHRNMANKYDDQKNNNGGEIYKKPIQSAALENSQQERDAIAVECHVNGERTSSLWQPKSKAYSTNAQTGRKSGGGQHVSEEAGRGTRKNSPHFTVDASGALYKDQPEVIPPLHLDQSPSENKNVGESTNVVYPEGRREKKVASAKERPQPHYRHGLGTVDEAAPPDSGDTRFGQRTSSGYRKHGNQNNRSVRGQELCEDLSSGGKDNRHHIVRGNRERQSRNMHFEYQPVGPHNHGKSNNFEGPTDVSHNMSSRYRERGQGQPRRVGGNSYGRKSSVVQVDVGYE, from the exons ATGACATCGAGTATGCTTGCTGGCGAAAGGAG GTGGGCCTCTGCCAGAAGAGGTGGGAAGACAGTTTTGGGAAAGGTTGCTGTTCCCAAACCCATTAACTTACCTAGTCAAAG GTTAGAAAATCACGGGCTTGATCCAAATGTGGAAATTGTTCCCAA GGGTAGTCTTAGTTGGGGAAGTCGGCCATCATCTTCTGCATCGAATCCATGGGGTTCCTCGCTTCAATCTCCAAGTGGTGATTGTTCCAATGGTTCACCAAGCCATGCTGGGGGTCGCCCTTCGTCTGGTGGAAGTGCCACTAGGCCATCAACTGCTGGCAGTGATAAAATGCAGGAACCTGTCCCCAGTGCTTGGGGTTCTAATTCTCGTCCATCATCAGCTTCTGGAGCTTTGGCATCAAATCAAACATCGTTGACATCATTGCGTCCTCGGAGTGCAGAAACAAGACCTGGTAGCTCACAGCTGTCTAGATTTTCTGAAAACATACCTGACAGTTCAGCAGCGTGGGGCCGAACAGGGAATGCTGACAAATTG GTAATATCATCTACCAAGAAAGAAGGATTTTCACTGACTTCTGGAGATTTTCCAACTCTTGGTTCAGAGAGAGACAATTCTGGGAAGGATTCTGACTCGCATG AATATGGGGCTCATGATCGTCCTAGATCATCTCCTGGTGAAGTAGCAGCAGAATATGACAGAACTGCAACTTCTGAATCTG ATGTGAAGGGTGGAAACACAAATACTTGGAAAAGAGATGACACCCAACATGCTGAAGACGGATTCAAATCTAATTTAAATAGTTGGCAAGGGGGTTATCCCCAACAATTCATGAATCCAAATGTTCCTCAGCATTTTGATGCCTGGCGTGGTCCTCCAATGAATTCTCCTGCCGGGCTATGGTATAGAGGACctccagggggtccaccataTGGTCCTCCCGTTGCTGCAGGTGGCTTTCCTCTGGAGCCTTTTCCTTATTATCGACCTCAGATGCCGCCTCCCAGTCTAGGAAATTCTCAGCCAGTTCCGCAGCAAGTCCCAGCGAATGGCCCAAGAGGCCATCATCCAAAAAATGGAGATATGTACAGGCCCCCGATCCCTGATGCTTATATGCATCCAGGTATGCCTGTCAGGCCTGGATTCTACCCTCGTCCAGTTCCATATGATAATTATTTTGGTGCTCCAATGGGCTACAATCCCAATGAACGAGATATTCCATTCATGGGAATGTCAGCTGCTCCCCCTGTTTTTAATAGGTTTCCAGCTCAGTGTACTCCCGATCACAGCAATATGCATGCCAGAGGTGGGGGACGTGAGCAAGTGGAATCTGTACATTTTAACGAGTCTCGAGGGCCATATAAAGTTCTTATTAAGCAACATAATGATTTGGATGCCCAAGGTGAAAAGGAGAGCTGGGAGAATATTGCCCCAGGAAATGTTTCCTTTCCAGAGAAGGGGAGCCAACAAAGAGCAGTTTTGCGCAATAATGAGTGGGGGGTTGATAGTAGAAGGGAAGATATGCATTCCAAAAGAACAGCGCATGGTGAATATTCTTCTTCAAGAATATATGATGGCAGAGGAGTACATTCATCAAACTCGTCCGTAGTAATGTCACCTGAAAGAGTTGACCCAGTCGATAGGAATTGGAAAATAAAATCTGAGACTGCATCTGCATCATCTTCTCTTCCAGAAATTCCTCATGTACTCGCAGCTGCACCAAAGGATTCAAATTTGTTACAGAAAATTGAGGGTTTAAATGCGAAGGCTCGGGCTTCTGATGGCCGTCAGGAGATTGCATCAGCGTCCAGCAGGGGAGATATTATTCTTTCTTCCAGTCAATCGAGTGTCGAGAGTTCCAGCTCAAG GAGAGCTATTAATGGCTCGGAAGGCCGATCAGAGCACCGCGGTAAAGAAATGATTAGGGCAGATGCTGATGTTTGGCGGAAGAAACCCCTTGTTGCAGAATGTCTTGCACCACTCCCAACAACAAATGTTGGGCCTGTCCCCATTGAGGACAACCGTGATCATCATAGTTATGCAGAGGCTTCTGTTATGACTGGGACAAATCATTCAGGAAAGGACGATGGTGATACTCTAACCCAAATTCTTGATACAGGTGATACCCAGACTCAG CGTTCTAAATTCAAAGAATTAGCACGGCAACGTGCAATACAACTTCAGAAGGAAGAGGAAGAAAGAATAAGGGAGCAGAAGGTAAAAGCTCTTGCTAAATTGGAAGAGTTGAACAGGCGTAGTCAAACTGGGGGTATTATTACTGAGAAGTTGGAGAAAGCTCCAGCAATTAGCAGCATCGTTGTAGATCAAAAAGAGTCACAGATTCTTGCTGAACCTGTAAAGAATACTCTAAATAGTGATGCACCAAATCCAGTTATATCCTTAGGCTCTAATGCAGTTGCTCCCGTTATTGTAAGCAGTGCCTTGAAGGTCTCTGTTCAGTCAACAAAATTGCCGATGGACCCATCTGAAATTGCAGAACTGGGAATTACTGCTCCCCAGAATTCATACTTGAAACAAGAATCTGTTGGGGCTGCTGATGTTGATGTCAAAGCTGTTCCTGGGATTAATGATATTAGCTCCTTTAAGCATGAGCATACAAGCTACAAAAGGATTCAAAAGATTCGAATGGGAAAGCAATATTCAGAGAGTTTAATTTCGTTTGGTACAATTGGAATTGCAAATATTCACGAAAGTATGGCAGTTGAGGATACTGCATTTTCTAAGACTTCTCCAGAGGGGATCGTCTCAAGTCGCCAACCAACTTTACCTGAAAATACTAATACAGTTGTACCTGATGTCTCAGCAGCTCAGGGCAAGAGAAGTTCCAAGTCTGGTAAGAATAAGAACAAGCTTGAGAATCCTCAACCAGGTTCTGATTCACATGTACAGGAACAAGCTGATTCTGATAAAGCTTTCcttgaaagtggaaagatgaaaGTTTCTCAAAGCCAGGTGGATGCTGGTTCTATTCAGGCAGTGAAGGAAGACATAGAACAACTTCCGCAGCTGGACCCCAAATTTAGTGAAGAATCCCATGTTAAAGTAAATAACCCCTGGAAGTCTCAGCCTCCTCGCAGGATTTCAAAAACTGGACAAGCTAATAAGGTGGCTGATAGATCTCATGGAAATGATGCTACTATATGGGCTCCAGTGCGTTCCCACCATAGAGTTGAGGATGCAGATGTAGAAGGCAGGACATTAGCACCAGACTCTGTTGCATCgacaacaaaaaataataatttaggtCTGAAGAGCAAAAGGGCGGAAATGGAGAGATATGTTCCAAAGCAAGTGGCGAAAGAGCTAGCCCAGCAGGGAACCATCCAGAATTCAGTATCTTCCGCCAGTCAGCCTACAATAAATGAGACTGCTGGCAGAAGAGAATCTAGTTTCCAGGAGAGTTCTCAGCCAGCAGTACCTGAAAATGTGGTGCGTACAGTTGAGTCTAATATTGGCGACAGTATGCAAAGTAAACATGCAAAAGGTCATGGAGGATGGAACCATCGTGTTTCGACAGAATCATCACGTCTTCACACGGGGTCATCGTCGTATCTAAGCAAGAGTTTTCAGAAATCTACTGACCAGCAGGAGTCCTTCATACCTGAACCTATTGTTGCTGATGCTTGGGACCCTTCTGATGGGTGGAACATGCCCGAGGAACCTGCTGCAGTTGTCAATTCCAACTTTGGGATGAAAGATCAAGGCGTCATAAAAGGCAAAGGGAAGAGACAGCCTTACAAAGGTCACAGAAACATGGCAAATAAGTATGATGATCAGAAGAACAATAATGGTGGGGAGATTTATAAAAAGCCAATTCAATCTGCCGCCCTTGAGAATAGTCAACAAGAGAGAGACGCTATTGCAGTAGAATGCCATGTCAATGGGGAAAGGACATCATCTCTTTGGCAACCGAAATCCAAGGCATATTCTACCAATGCTCAGACTGGAAGGAAGTCTGGTGGTGGTCAACATGTTTCTGAAGAAGCTGGCCGGGGTACAAGGAAAAATTCACCCCACTTCACCGTAGATGCGTCTGGAGCACTGTATAAAGATCAACCTGAGGTTATTCCTCCACTTCATCTTGATCAGTCTCCATCTGAAAATAAGAATGTTGGAGAGTCTACGAATGTTGTATATCCAGAAGGAAGGAGGGAAAAGAAGGTTGCCTCAGCTAAAGAGCGTCCTCAACCCCATTATAGGCATGGTCTTGGCACCGTGGATGAAGCGGCCCCACCTGATAGTGGAGATACTCGTTTTGGGCAACGTACTTCTTCGGGGTATCGCAAGCATGGAAACCAAAATAACCGGTCTGTTAGAGGGCAAGAATTATGCGAAGATTTGAGTTCTGGTGGGAAGGATAACAGGCATCACATTGTACGTGGGAACAGAGAAAGGCAGTCACGGAACATGCACTTTGAGTACCAGCCTGTTGGACCACACAACCATGGGAAATCCAACAATTTCGAAGGGCCCACAGATGTCTCACATAATATGAGCTCAAGGTACAGAGAGAGAGGTCAGGGTCAACCGAGGCGAGTTGGGGGTAACTCATACGGGCGAAAGAGTAGTGTCGTTCAAGTTGACGTTGGCTATGAGTAA